The following are encoded together in the Macadamia integrifolia cultivar HAES 741 chromosome 10, SCU_Mint_v3, whole genome shotgun sequence genome:
- the LOC122092354 gene encoding NADPH-dependent aldehyde reductase 1, chloroplastic-like yields the protein MPTVPGPPLELQTEAVTVENFRARAFSLLPTAGISGSCRPTPVLTRHSIKKPCEAVASQVAHILRTLGDNIINMKRSSPSVLIEAKLFVRGLALHLAGKGNRVNGVAPRPIWTPSIQAPFNEEECSKFGSETPMGRAGQPHEVAPCFVFLASPADSSYITGQVVHPNGGMVVNA from the exons ATGCCTACAGTTCCTGGGCCTCCACTTGAATTGCAAACAGAGGCTGTTACAGTTGAAAATTTTCGTGCTAGAGCATTTAGCTTGCTGCCTACTGCTGGAATTTCTGGGTCTTGCCGG CCAACACCAGTGCTTACAAGACACTCCATCAAGAAGCCATGTGAAGCAGTGGCTTCTCAGGTTGCTCACATACTGAGGACACTCGGAGACAACATCATCAACATGAAAAGATCTAGCCCATCGGTGTTAATAGAAGCAAAATT GTTCGTTAGGGGTTTGGCTTTGCATCTGGCGGGAAAGGGTAACCGTGTGAATGGAGTGGCACCTCGACCCATCTGGACGCCTTCGATTCAGGCGCCGTTTAATGAGGAGGAGTGTTCTAAGTTTGGATCGGAGACGCCTATGGGGAGGGCTGGGCAGCCTCATGAGGTGGCGCcgtgttttgtttttcttgcttCTCCGGCGGATTCGTCTTACATTACCGGTCAGGTCGTCCATCCCAACGGTGGGATGGTAGTCAACGCTTGA